The following are encoded together in the Salvia hispanica cultivar TCC Black 2014 chromosome 6, UniMelb_Shisp_WGS_1.0, whole genome shotgun sequence genome:
- the LOC125193388 gene encoding anthocyanidin 3-O-glucosyltransferase 2-like encodes MEKFELVFIPSAGLSHLVATVQTAKLLLDRDARLSITILTMQLPSDTTVDAYTAKISAPRLAFVPLPIPGDWSPQSKTSLFDLIDSQITNVRDIIEHRRRDIPIAGIVLDMFCLTFIEIAREFAFPAYCFFTSGACTLGLFQYVVSLKFHENKELTEFKNSDSELPVPCFSLPVPAKVLPAVFVDGGPIADVFLNYFRRISETDGVMVNTFYEFESYAIDSMAGKNPRVYPVGPILDLSSESDGDDAKKWLDDQPEKSVVFLCFGTMGSFGKEQVREIALALENSGCRFLWSLRKPGAMGGRLVVEYEDFGEVLPEGFLDRTKGVGRVIGWAGQVAVLAHKAVGGFVSHCGWNSTMESVWFGVPVATFPLYAEQQLNAFQLVKELGMAEMIKLDYKMDFRGEAPPEIVGAGEIEGAIRRLMGAEGDEVRRKVEEMRKKGREALEEGGSSYKAQTLFIEDVIRNIS; translated from the coding sequence CGAGCTAGTATTCATCCCATCAGCCGGGCTGAGCCACCTCGTCGCCACCGTGCAAACCGCCAAGCTCCTCCTTGACCGCGACGCCCGCCTCTCCATCACCATCCTCACCATGCAGCTCCCCAGCGACACCACCGTCGACGCCTACACCGCCAAGATCTCCGCCCCCCGCCTCGCCTTCGTCCCCCTCCCGATCCCGGGAGACTGGTCCCCGCAGTCGAAAACCTCCCTCTTCGACCTCATCGACAGCCAGATCACAAACGTCAGGGACATAATCGAGCACCGCCGCCGCGATATCCCCATCGCCGGAATCGTGCTCGACATGTTCTGCCTCACATTCATCGAAATCGCCCGGGAATTCGCCTTTCCGGCCTACTGCTTCTTCACCTCCGGCGCGTGCACGCTAGGCCTGTTTCAGTACGTCGTCTCGTTGAAGTTCCACGAGAATAAGGAGCTCACGGAGTTTAAAAACTCCGATTCCGAGCTTCCGGTGCCCTGCTTTTCTCTCCCCGTTCCGGCGAAGGTGCTGCCGGCGGTGTTCGTCGACGGCGGCCCGATCGCCGACGTGTTTTTGAACTATTTCAGGAGAATTTCGGAGACAGATGGAGTTATGGTAAATACTTTCTACGAATTCGAATCCTACGCTATCGACTCAATGGCAGGAAAAAACCCTAGGGTTTACCCGGTCGGGCCGATTTTGGACTTGAGCAGCGAATCGGACGGGGACGACGCGAAGAAATGGCTCGATGATCAGCCGGAGAAGTCGGTCGTTTTCTTGTGCTTCGGGACGATGGGGAGTTTCGGAAAGGAGCAAGTGAGGGAGATCGCTCTGGCTCTGGAGAATAGCGGTTGTCGGTTTTTGTGGTCGCTGAGGAAGCCGGGGGCGATGGGGGGAAGGTTGGTGGTTGAGTACGAAGATTTTGGGGAGGTTTTGCCCGAGGGGTTTTTGGATAGGACGAAAGGGGTCGGGCGGGTGATCGGGTGGGCGGGACAGGTGGCGGTTTTGGCGCATAAAGCGGTTGGGGGGTTTGTGTCGCACTGTGGGTGGAATTCGACTATGGAGAGTGTGTGGTTTGGGGTGCCTGTGGCTACTTTCCCGCTTTACGCGGAGCAGCAGTTGAATGCGTTTCAACTGGTGAAGGAGTTGGGGATGGCGGAGATGATTAAATTGGATTATAAGATGGATTTTAGGGGGGAGGCGCCGCCCGAGATTGTGGGGGCCGGGGAGATCGAGGGGGCGATAAGGCGGCTAATGGGGGCGGAAGGGGATGAGGTGAGGAGGAAGGTGGAGGAGATGAGGAAGAAAGGAAGGGAGGCTTTGGAGGAAGGTGGATCTTCATATAAAGCTCAAACTTTGTTTATTGAGGATGTTATTAGAAACATTAGTTAG
- the LOC125191642 gene encoding putative UDP-glucose flavonoid 3-O-glucosyltransferase 3: MAETKAKTTLIFVPLPVLSHLLASIKLANLLTDRDHRLSITILILNLQLDPKISSHLKNSPNSRVHFVHLERDESDKSPKSSLIQIVSSQKSAVKSAAAAASAGSNLAGFIFDILCSSMMDVAAELAAPSYIFFTCGAAGLGLLFRLSDLIRRRDRALKDYLDSDAAIPAPTFVNPVPAKVWPAMAFANEAGFLDLTDRLRSVSGIVVNTFLELEAHAVAALAGDAAAPAVYPVGPLLQDEAEPADEAARRRRAEVLGWLGEQPESSVAFLCFGTNGHFGAAQVAEIAAALERSGTRFLWSLRKPPSKETGAGIGEYADPGTVLPDGFLDRTAGAGRVIGWAPQMAVLSHRAVGGFVTHCGWNSILESVSCGVPMAVWPMYAEQQMNAFQLVRELEIAVEIKMDYRKDSPRLVAADRIEKGIRELMDLDNKIHANVKELKEKSKSALLENGSSSNFVRSFIENVTNL, translated from the coding sequence atggcagaaacaaaagcaaaaacaacCTTGATATTTGTCCCTCTCCCTGTCCTAAGCCATCTCCTAGCTTCCATAAAATTAGCAAACCTCCTAACCGACCGTGACCATCGCCTCTCCATCACAATCCTAATCCTCAATCTCCAATTAGACCCCAAAATCTCCTCTCACCTCAAAAACTCCCCAAATTCTCGCGTCCACTTCGTCCATCTCGAACGAGATGAATCCGACAAATCCCCCAAATCCTCCCTCATCCAAATCGTCTCCAGCCAGAAATCCGCCGTCaaatccgccgccgccgccgcctccgccgGATCGAACCTTGCCGGCTTCATCTTCGACATCCTCTGCTCCTCCATGATGGACGTCGCGGCGGAGCTCGCCGCGCCGTCGTACATTTTCTTCACCTGCGGCGCCGCCGGCCTCGGCCTCCTCTTCCGCCTCTCCGATCTGATCCGCCGCCGCGATCGCGCGCTGAAGGACTACCTGGACTCCGACGCCGCGATTCCGGCGCCGACCTTCGTCAATCCGGTGCCGGCGAAGGTCTGGCCGGCGATGGCCTTTGCCAACGAGGCCGGCTTCCTCGACCTGACCGACCGGCTGCGGTCGGTCAGCGGCATCGTGGTCAACACGTTCCTCGAGCTCGAGGCGCACGCGGTGGCGGCGCTCGCCGGCGACGCCGCCGCGCCGGCGGTCTACCCCGTCGGCCCGCTCCTCCAGGACGAGGCGGAGCCGGCCGACGAGGCcgcgcgccgccgccgcgcgGAGGTCCTCGGGTGGCTCGGCGAGCAGCCCGAGTCCTCCGTGGCGTTCCTCTGCTTCGGGACGAACGGTCACTTCGGCGCGGCGCAGGTGGCCGAAATAGCGGCCGCGCTGGAGCGGAGCGGGACGCGGTTCCTGTGGTCGCTGAGGAAGCCGCCGTCCAAGGAGACGGGGGCGGGGATCGGCGAGTACGCGGATCCCGGGACAGTGCTCCCGGACGGGTTCCTGGACCGCACGGCCGGGGCCGGCCGAGTGATCGGGTGGGCCCCACAGATGGCCGTGCTGTCGCATCGGGCGGTGGGTGGATTTGTGACGCACTGTGGATGGAATTCGATTTTGGAGAGCGTTTCGTGTGGGGTCCCGATGGCCGTGTGGCCGATGTACGCAGAGCAGCAGATGAATGCGTTCCAACTCGTTCGCGAGCTGGAGATCGCGGTCGAGATCAAGATGGATTACCGAAAAGATTCGCCGAGGCTAGTGGCTGCGGATAGAATAGAGAAGGGGATTAGGGAATTGATGGATCTTGATAATAAAATCCATGCCAATGTTAAGgagttgaaggagaagagTAAAAGTGCCCTATTGGAAAATGGATCATCGTCTAATTTCGTACGTAGTTTCAttgaaaatgtgacaaatttgtaa
- the LOC125193131 gene encoding putative UDP-glucose flavonoid 3-O-glucosyltransferase 3: METKRAELIFIPSPGLSHLVSTVETAKLLLHHHPRLAATVLLIPKPSDDAKTAAFIQNTSSHSHSSRLKFINLPKIPPKQPLNHIFFDTIDNQHSNIRATVSDLIKHSPNSQFAGLVLDIFCTKFIDVAEDLGLPSYLFFTASASTLGLFQYLVALKFEKKEDLSRFKNSGDEIPVPFFSAPVPATVFPAVFFDENLGPDVFFDHVRRISEVKGIMVNTFYEMESYAIEALLSEEKLPDVYPVGPVLASGEQILLAGDLKEWLDDQPENSVVFLCFGTMGSLDGAQVREIALALEKSECRFLWSLRKSESKKGQMKVTAEYDDFGEVLPEGFLDRTMGTGRVIGWAPQVAILAHPAVGGFVSHCGWNSTLESVWFGVPMATFPLYAEQQLNAFFLVRELGVAEAIKIDYKMDFTGERPPEAVGWEVIEEAIRRVMAAEGVRGKVEEMGRKARAALVEGGSSYNAQSLFVEEVMRNIG, from the coding sequence ATGGAAACCAAAAGAGCCGAACTGATCTTCATCCCATCTCCAGGGCTGAGCCACCTCGTCTCCACCGTTGAAACAGCCAagctcctcctccaccaccacccccGCCTCGCCGCCACCGTCCTCCTCATCCCCAAACCCTCCGACGACGCCAAAACCGCCGCCTTCATCCAAAACACCTCCTCCCACTCCCACTCCTCCCGCCTCAAATTCATCAACCTCCCCAAAATCCCCCCAAAACAACCCCTCAATCACATCTTCTTCGACACCATCGACAACCAACACTCCAACATCAGAGCCACCGTCTCCGATCTCATCAAACACTCCCCCAATTCCCAATTCGCCGGCCTCGTGCTCGACATTTTCTGCACCAAGTTCATCGACGTCGCCGAAGACCTCGGCCTCCCTTCCTACCTCTTCTTcaccgcctccgcctccaccCTCGGCCTCTTTCAATACCTCGTCGCGCTGAAATTCGAGAAAAAAGAGGATCTGAGCCGGTTCAAAAACTCCGGCGATGAGATTCCGGTGCCGTTCTTCTCAGCTCCGGTGCCGGCGACGGTTTTTCCGGCGGTTTTCTTCGATGAGAATTTGGGGCCGGATGTGTTCTTTGATCATGTCAGGAGGATTTCTGAGGTGAAAGGGATTATGGTGAACACATTTTACGAGATGGAGAGTTACGCGATCGAGGCGCTTCTTTCCGAGGAGAAGCTTCCGGATGTTTATCCGGTGGGCCCGGTTCTAGCCTCCGGCGAGCAGATTCTGCTTGCCGGAGACCTCAAGGAATGGCTGGATGATCAGCCGGAGAATTCGGTGGTTTTCTTGTGTTTTGGGACTATGGGGAGTTTGGATGGGGCCCAGGTGAGAGAAATCGCACTCGCCCTCGAAAAGAGCGAGTGTCGGTTTCTGTGGTCACTGAGGAAGTCAGAGTCAAAGAAAGGTCAAATGAAAGTCACGGCGGAGTACGACGATTTTGGGGAGGTGCTCCCGGAGGGGTTTTTGGATAGGACTATGGGGACCGGGAGGGTTATCGGGTGGGCCCCGCAGGTGGCGATACTGGCCCACCCTGCGGTTGGGGGCTTCGTGTCGCACTGTGGGTGGAATTCGACTCTGGAGAGCGTGTGGTTTGGGGTGCCTATGGCTACTTTTCCGCTTTACGCGGAGCAGCAGCTGAATGCGTTTTTTCTGGTCAGGGAGCTGGGGGTGGCGGAGGCGATTAAGATAGACTATAAGATGGATTTCACGGGGGAGAGGCCGCCCGAGGCGGTGGGGTGGGAGGTGATCGAGGAGGCGATACGGCGGGTGATGGCGGCGGAGGGGGTGAGGGGGAAGGTGGAGGAGATGGGGAGGAAGGCTAGGGCGGCATTGGTGGAGGGTGGATCTTCTTACAATGCTCAAAGTCTTTTTGTTGAAGAGGTTATGAGAAATATTGGTTAG
- the LOC125193405 gene encoding disease resistance RPP8-like protein 3, whose product MSEGIILGAMIKVENFLDESEGIITYDEQILKEVVNELRMMLKFLSDKESGERSRLDDLVAEFAEMAQFSVSQLSLIAVVSSARNWLRKLKKWIMEFGETSVEEERDKGIVVGLEKDVHQLISRAIISESGSRTICIKGMIGSGKTTLARQVYNHPAVVEKFKHRRAWISLSRDTSEKEVLVELIHKLGYTHDGDSLLLEDIDNWSLQSKLWDSLLGIPTFVVLDNVSPKMNLDIIDRAISPSAMESRLLLTSCYSVIPDYCYTYEMKALDLEKSWQLFLKTFDKFTSDENKFSKELERKGKEMLKQCGGLPLAIVDVGRQKAEQKLSGIELEQLFDSVDFSGTLKLLEPMYHELDEDLKPCFWHMSFFKENAIMKEEKLQQIWDINGLKFGSCSQLASQSVIEVVHPRPRFAGVKSCRIHLLLHRLSIEKAEEKMGFEILGSNVSNRPSRSPRHRVIRCGREKFSHSTNQDKQLSSLIFHGGGRYLDNASQSYWKSFELLKILDMEDFGVKTLSETIGTLTELRYLGLRNNYVQEIPHSFGGLIKLEVLDIAQNFLIEVPDIIKDMSSLQYLYMCDVIYRNPLEVDALTNLRTLTHISIFDCTFEASSLEKMTCLYELGIEEMDENSNVSKLFASLAELESLCKLTLRGFRFRNMPCLDEIVLPYRVSELTLNGRLARLPSHDIMYRISSMSLVNTCLDEDPIPVLEYLPLLIHLKLRNAYIGRDMVITSLSEVQFLYISEMWNLRNVQFREGSMFELKQLEIENCPHLETLQHGREWNLKKFKMVTTKQIATKIMNSDFVSGILEVDISP is encoded by the exons ATGTCGGAGGGCATCATCTTAGGGGCGATGATTAAAGTGGAGAATTTTCTGGATGAGTCTGAAGGTATAATTACCTATGACGAGCAGATCCTAAAAGAGGTAGTAAATGAGCTGAGAATGATGCTGAAATTCTTGAGCGACAAGGAATCGGGAGAAAGGAGCAGACTAGATGATTTGGTAGCTGAGTTTGCCGAGATGGCTCAATTTTCAGTGAGCCAACTAAGTCTTATTGCAGTAGTCTCCAGTGCCCGAAACTGGCTGAGGAAGCTAAAAAAGTGGATTATGGAGTTTGGAGAAACAagtgttgaagaagaaagagacaAAGGTATCGTGGTGGGCTTGGAGAAAGACGTGCACCAGCTTATTAGTAGAGCAATTATTTCCGAGTCGGGCTCCAGAACTATATGTATCAAAGGCATGATTGGTTCGGGAAAGACAACTCTAGCGAGACAAGTATACAACCATCCGGCCGTCGTTGAAAAGTTCAAGCACCGCCGTGCATGGATAAGCCTTTCTCGTGACACAAGTGAAAAGGAGGTGCTCGTTGAACTCATACACAAGCTTGGGTATACACATGATGGAGATTCGTTGTTGCTCGAGGATATTGACAACTGGAGTCTCCAAAGTAAGCTTTGGGATAGCCTGCTAGGAATACCAACTTTCGTAGTTCTTGACAACGTATCGCCAAAAATGAACTTGGATATCATCGATCGTGCTATTTCGCCTTCAG CCATGGAAAGTAGGTTGCTGTTAACCAGTTGCTATTCAGTCATACCAGATTACTGCTATACTTATGAGATGAAAGCTTTGGATCTTGAAAAGAGCTGgcaattgtttttaaaaacatttgataaatttacaaGTGATGAGAACAAATTCTCAAAGGAGTTGGAGAGGAAGGGCAAAGAGATGTTGAAACAATGTGGGGGGTTGCCGCTAGCTATAGTAGATGTTGGAAGACAGAAGGCAGAGCAAAAACTTTCAGGGATTGAATTGGAACAACTTTTTGATTCAGTAGATTTTAGTGGAACATTGAAGTTATTGGAACCAATGTATCATGAATTGGATGAAGATCTAAAGCCTTGTTTCTGGCATATGTCCTTTTTTaaggaaaatgcaataatgaaagaagaaaagttGCAACAGATTTGGGATATAAATGGATTGAAATTTGGGTCATGTTCACAGTTAGCTAGTCAATCCGTTATTGAAGTCGTGCACCCACGCCCAAGGTTTGCTGGAGTGAAAAGTTGTCGCATCCATCTTCTACTTCACAGGCTATCCATCGAAAAAGCAGAGGAGAAAATGGGCTTTGAGATCTTAGGGAGCAATGTAAGTAATCGACCCTCGCGGAGTCCTCGTCATCGTGTTATTCGTTGTGGCAGAGAGAAGTTTAGTCACTCCACGAATCAAGACAAACAACTTTCTTCTCTCATCTTCCATGGAGGTGGTCGCTACTTGGACAATGCTAGCCAATCGTATTGGAAGAGTTTTGAACTCCTCAAGATACTCGACATGGAAGATTTTGGGGTGAAGACTTTATCAGAAACTATTGGCACATTGACCGAGTTAAGATACTTGGGATTGAGAAACAATTACGTACAAGAGATCCCACACTCGTTCGGGGGCTTGATAAAGCTTGAGGTTCTCGATATTGCTCAAAACTTTCTGATAGAGGTTCCGGATATTATCAAGGATATGAGCAGCCTTCAATATCTCTACATGTGTGATGTGATTTACCGGAACCCTTTGGAAGTAGATGCGCTAACGAATCTTAGGACTCTAACCCACATCTCAATTTTCGATTGCACATTTGAGGCCTCGAGCTTGGAGAAGATGACTTGTCTCTATGAATTGGGCATTGAAGAAATGGATGAAAACTCGAACGTAAGCAAGCTCTTTGCATCATTGGCTGAGTTGGAGAGTCTTTGTAAACTTACCTTGAGAGGGTTTCGTTTTAGGAACATGCCATGTTTGGACGAGATTGTTCTTCCATATAGAGTCTCTGAGCTCACGCTGAATGGGCGCCTAGCTAGGCTGCCAAGCCACGATATTATGTATCGAATTTCATCCATGTCTTTGGTAAATACTTGTCTTGACGAAGATCCCATACCAGTACTAGAGTACCTACCCCTCCTAATCCACCTCAAACTGCGAAATGCATACATTGGCAGAGATATGGTGATCACAAGTTTAAGCGAGGTTCAATTCCTCTACATCAGTGAGATGTGGAATCTGAGAAATGTACAATTCAGAGAAGGTTCAATGTTTGAGCTCAAGCAACTCGAAATCGAGAACTGTCCACATCTAGAGACTCTCCAACATGGAAGGGAGTGGAATCTGAAGAAGTTTAAGATGGTAACAACCAAGCAAATTGCAACAAAGATCATGAATTCAGACTTCGTCTCCGGTATTTTGGAGGTGGACATCAGTCCATAA
- the LOC125195578 gene encoding putative disease resistance protein At1g59780: MLQGRRLSGIEWEQLFDSIDLSESVKLLEPMYHKLDEELKPCFLYMSFLKENAIMREEKLEHIWATSGLDTHRKGFLGEGPCAGLVKESIIEVVHEFPFELEVKKCSRNPVLHMLAIKRAEEEIGFEILRSNGNNLPSQNPRHRVIQCGREIFNHSNNQDRHLASLIFHGGGRYLDDVSPSYWESFELLKILGMEGFGVKTLPETIGILSGLMYLGLRNNYIQEILRSLEGLKRLDVLDIALNFMVEVPDIIKEMCSLCHLYMSDVICRKPLKIDSLQDLKTLAYISIHDWTYEGSNLETMTRLQKLGIEEVDENSDVGKLFSSLAKLGNLRDLILRGFRFRSMPCLDEIRVLEKLDTSADNFPYIKYMALVNTCLDEDPMPILEKLPCLRRLKLQNAYTGREMVISDRGFFRLQILHMELWNLRKIQVGEDAMWSLGQLNINCPHLETLPEELMKKLNKFKMVIVTSRI, from the coding sequence ATGTTGCAAGGCAGAAGACTTTCGGGGATTGAATGGGAACAACTTTTcgattcaattgatttgagTGAATCAGTGAAGCTATTGGAACCGATGTATCATAAATTGGATGAGGAGCTCAAGCCATGTTTCTTGTATATGTCCTTTTTAaaggaaaatgcaataatgaGGGAAGAAAAGTTGGAACACATATGGGCTACAAGTGGATTAGACACACATAGAAAAGGGTTTTTGGGTGAAGGACCGTGTGCCGGTTTAGTTAAAGAATCAATTATTGAAGTCGTGCACGAGTTCCCCTTCGAACTTGAAGTAAAAAAGTGTAGCAGGAATCCAGTACTACACATGCTAGCAATCAAAAGAGCGGAGGAGGAAATAGGCTTTGAGATCTTAAGGAGCAACGGAAATAATTTACCCTCTCAAAATCCCCGTCATCGTGTTATCCAATGTGGAAGAGAGATTTTTAATCACTCCAACAATCAAGACAGACATCTTGCTTCTCTCATCTTCCATGGAGGTGGTCGCTATTTGGACGATGTTAGCCCGTCTTATTGGGAGAGTTTTGAACTACTCAAAATACTTGgcatggaaggttttggagtGAAGACTTTACCAGAAACTATCGGCATATTGAGTGGGTTAATGTATTTGGGATTGAGAAACAATTACATACAAGAGATCCTGCGATCGTTGGAGGGCTTGAAAAGGCTTGATGTTCTCGATATAGCTCTAAACTTTATGGTGGAGGTGCCGGATATTATCAAGGAAATGTGTAGCCTTTGTCATCTCTACATGTCTGATGTGATTTGTCGGAAGCCTTTGAAAATAGACTCGCTACAGGATCTTAAGACCCTAGCTTACATCTCTATTCATGATTGGACATATGAGGGTTCAAACTTGGAGACAATGACTCGTCTCCAAAAATTGGGCATAGAAGAAGTTGATGAAAACTCCGATGTAGGCAAGCTCTTTTCATCACTGGCTAAGTTGGGGAACCTTCGTGACCTCATCTTGAGAGGGTTTCGTTTCAGAAGCATGCCTTGTTTGGACGAGATTCGTGTTTTAGAGAAACTCGATACAAGTGCGGATAATTTCCCTTATATCAAATACATGGCTTTGGTAAATACATGTCTTGACGAAGACCCCATGCCGATACTAGAGAAGTTGCCCTGCCTGCGACGCCTCAAACTGCAGAATGCATACACTGGTCGAGAAATGGTGATCAGCGACCGCGGCTTTTTTCGGCTCCAAATCCTACACATGGAGTTGTGGAATCTTAGAAAGATACAAGTTGGAGAAGATGCAATGTGGAGTTTGGGACAACTAAATATCAACTGCCCGCATCTCGAGACCCTCCCAGAGGAGttgatgaagaaattgaaCAAGTTTAAGATGGTaattgtaacatcccgaatttag
- the LOC125192666 gene encoding probable disease resistance protein At1g58602, whose amino-acid sequence MEEANIKELREMIEKLQSSLATCKNIKRRWFKEANINDLKEVLDFLSDLKMEERSMIKHLISDLVELAQDLHHSDMFDIAHDIQNEINMTKTRMMNFGAGEKNVGGENEEQVVVGLDEDVHKLIYKAILNDSCGYHTWYIKGMIGIGKTTLARQVYNHKKVDGRFERRGWVSFSSGMSYKEVLVELIQQMVVGKKESNESDYLLEEKDNRSLRQMLRQHLQGKRFFIVFDNLFKGMRLAYILRDLLDEEDAGSGSRMLCTSRYDSINSSVYNTHEMKALDSNKSWQLFLKTIEKFLSDENKFTKELERKGKEMLKKCGGLPIAIIDVARQKAKQRLSGIEWEQLFDSVDLSESLKLLEPMYHELDDELKACFLHMSFFKENAIMREEKLEQIWSASGLITGRHLVYGLVGQSIIQVLNKSSFYTKPKRCHMNPLLHMLSIKKAEEEIGFEILRSDRNSIPSRNPRHRVIHCGREKFNHPTSQDNKQLLSLIFHGGGGYADNASPSYWESLELLKILDMEDVGVKTLSETIGTLIELRYLALRNNYIQEIPRSLEGLKKLQVFDIALNFMVEVPDIIKEMCSLRHLYMCDVIYRNPLKVDALLDLQTLTYISIYDWIYEISGLEAMPILHKVGIEEVDENSDIGELFASLAKLESLSHLILRGFCFRSMPCLDEIGVLDRLIAIKVDGLLSSLPSPYNFPPFINYVALVNTCLDKDPMPILEKLPFLERLKLRNAYTGREMMIQQSGFPMLQALHINEMWNLRKIQIQVGCEMWALKELEIKNCPHLETLPEEIGSMEGLRKFTMVTTKHIATNVRNSGLTSRILEENIDP is encoded by the exons ATGGAAGAAGCCAATATAAAAGAGCTAAGAGAGATGATAGAAAAGCTGCAGAGTTCTCTTGCAACATGTAAAAATATCAAGCGACGTTGGTTCAAAGAGGCCAATATCAACGATCTAAAAGAAGTTTTGGATTTCTTGAGTGACTTGAAAATGGAAGAGAGGAGCATGATAAAACATTTGATTTCCGACTTGGTCGAGTTAGCTCAAGATCTCCATCATAGCGACATGTTCGACATTGCTCATGACATCCAAAATGAGATCAACATGACAAAAACGCGGATGATGAACTTTGGAGCAGGTGAGAAAAATGTTGGAGGAGAAAACGAAGAACAAGTGGTGGTGGGATTGGACGAAGATGTGCACAAGTTGATTTACAAAGCGATTTTAAACGATTCGTGCGGGTACCACACTTGGTACATCAAAGGCATGATTGGTATTGGAAAGACGACGCTTGCTAGGCAAGTATACAACCATAAGAAGGTTGATGGGCGATTTGAGCGTCGCGGGTGGGTGTCCTTTTCCAGTGGCATGAGCTACAAAGAGGTACTTGTGGAACTCATACAACAGATGGTGGTAGGAAAGAAGGAATCAAATGAAAGCGATTACTTGTTGGAGGAAAAGGATAACAGAAGTCTACGACAGATGCTTCGCCAGCACCTGCAAGGAAAGCGGTTTTTCATAGTTTTTGACAACCTATTCAAAGGAATGCGGTTGGCTTACATCTTGCGAGATCTTTTGGATGAAGAAG ACGCCGGCAGTGGAAGTAGAATGTTGTGCACGAGTCGTTATGATTCTATTAATTCAAGCGTCTACAACACTCATGAGATGAAAGCTTTGGATTCTAATAAGAGCTGGCAATTGTTTTTGAAAACAATTGAGAAATTTTTAAGTGATGAGAACAAATTCACAAAGGAGTTAGAGAGGAAGGGAAAAGAGATGTTGAAGAAATGTGGGGGTTTGCCGATAGCTATAATAGATGTTGCAAGGCAGAAAGCAAAGCAAAGACTTTCGGGGATTGAATGGGAACAACTTTTTGATTCAGTTGATTTGAGTGAATCATTGAAGTTATTGGAACCGATGTATCATGAATTGGATGATGAACTCAAGGCATGTTTCTTGCATATGTCCTTTTTTaaggaaaatgcaataatgaGGGAAGAAAAGTTGGAACAAATTTGGAGTGCAAGTGGACTAATTACAGGAAGACATTTGGTGTACGGTTTAGTTGGTCAGTCGATTATTCAAGTCTTGAACAAGAGCTCATTTTACACTAAACCAAAAAGGTGTCACATGAATCCTCTGTTACACATGTTATCCATTAAAAAGGCAGAGGAGGAAATAGGGTTTGAGATCTTAAGGAGTGATAGAAATAGCATACCCTCTCGGAATCCTCGTCATCGCGTAATCCATTGTGGCAGAGAGAAGTTTAATCATCCCACAAGTCAAGACAACAAACAACTTCTTTCTCTCATCTTCCATGGAGGTGGTGGCTACGCAGATAATGCTAGCCCGTCTTATTGGGAGAGTCTCGAACTACTCAAAATACTCGACATGGAAGATGTTGGAGTGAAGACTTTATCAGAAACAATTGGCACATTGATTGAGTTAAGATACTTGGCATTGAGAAACAATTACATACAAGAGATCCCGCGATCGTTGGAGGGCTTGAAAAAGCTTCAGGTTTTCGATATCGCTCTAAATTTTATGGTGGAGGTGCCTGATATAATAAAGGAAATGTGTAGCCTTCGTCATCTCTACATGTGTGATGTGATTTACCGAAACCCTTTGAAAGTAGATGCGCTACTGGATCTTCAAACCCTAACCTACATCTCGATCTATGATTGGATATATGAGATCTCGGGCTTGGAGGCAATGCCTATTCTCCATAAAGTGGgaattgaagaagttgatGAAAACTCGGATATAGGCGAGCTCTTTGCATCACTAGCAAAGTTGGAGAGCCTTAGCCACCTTATCCTGAGAGGGTTTTGTTTCAGAAGCATGCCGTGTTTGGACGAGATTGGCGTTCTAGATCGCCTCATTGCAATCAAAGTGGATGGGCTCCTATCTAGTCTACCAAGTCCTTATAACTTCCCGccatttatcaattatgtgGCTTTGGTGAATACTTGTCTTGACAAAGACCCCATGCCAATACTAGAGAAGCTGCCATTCCTTGAGCGCCTCAAACTGCGGAATGCATACACTGGTCGAGAAATGATGATCCAGCAGAGCGGGTTTCCCATGCTCCAAGCTCTTCACATCAATGAGATGTGGAATCTTAggaaaatacaaatacaagTTGGATGTGAAATGTGGGCTCTCAAGGAACTAGAAATCAAGAATTGTCCACATCTGGAGACCCTCCCGGAAGAGATTGGGTCGATGGAGGGTCTGAGGAAGTTTACGATGGTAACAACCAAACACATTGCAACAAATGTTAGAAATTCGGGCTTAACCTCCCGAATATTGGAGGAGAATATTGATCCATAG